One Paracidovorax avenae ATCC 19860 genomic region harbors:
- a CDS encoding DUF4390 domain-containing protein, translating into MTVSSTHSWAGRPPEARPAPGWRARLQSACALARHRACWTLLLCLGLWLSLPAPAAAQAGAGEITDLKLEAADTGLYLSAALHFELPDLAEDALLKGITLYFVEEAEVLRERWYWSDKTVARATRYLRLSYQPLTRRWRLNQSTMPFQASGLGVALGQSYDELEEALTAMQRISRWRIADIDDIDRQAAHLVHLRFRLDMSQLPRPFQIGAMGRSGWDLAISRTERLAIEPQP; encoded by the coding sequence ATGACGGTTTCTTCTACGCACTCCTGGGCCGGCAGGCCGCCTGAGGCCAGGCCGGCGCCGGGCTGGCGCGCACGCCTGCAGTCCGCATGCGCCCTGGCCCGGCACCGCGCCTGCTGGACGCTCCTGCTGTGCCTGGGGTTGTGGCTGTCCCTGCCGGCGCCGGCCGCCGCGCAGGCCGGAGCCGGCGAGATCACCGACCTGAAGCTGGAGGCCGCGGATACCGGCCTGTATCTTTCCGCCGCACTGCATTTCGAACTGCCGGACCTGGCGGAGGATGCGCTGCTCAAGGGCATCACCCTCTATTTCGTGGAGGAGGCCGAGGTGCTGCGGGAGCGCTGGTACTGGTCCGACAAGACCGTCGCGCGTGCGACGCGTTACCTGCGGCTGAGCTACCAGCCCCTCACGCGGCGCTGGCGGCTCAACCAGTCCACGATGCCGTTCCAGGCGAGCGGGCTGGGCGTGGCGCTCGGCCAGAGCTATGACGAACTGGAAGAGGCGCTGACGGCGATGCAGCGCATCTCCCGCTGGAGGATCGCCGATATCGACGACATCGACCGCCAGGCCGCGCACCTGGTGCACCTGCGCTTCCGGCTCGACATGTCGCAGCTGCCGAGGCCGTTCCAGATCGGCGCCATGGGCCGCTCCGGCTGGGATCTCGCGATTTCCCGCACCGAACGCCTGGCCATCGAGCCCCAGCCATGA